From the Octadecabacter antarcticus 307 genome, one window contains:
- a CDS encoding ATP-binding protein: MISQSFYMRNHLDDVDRMVISLKSVVEGNLDQMAKFKFEICMSEALKNIVKHARTPHKDAPIEVTLSETNSTLVVEVFDPIDADVFDLRVHARELGKVDLMAESGRGLGLIIQCADLVNYSLSGDRHCLELQFLKQRI; the protein is encoded by the coding sequence GTGATCAGCCAGTCCTTCTATATGCGAAACCACCTTGATGATGTTGATCGCATGGTCATTTCATTAAAGTCGGTTGTGGAAGGCAACCTTGATCAGATGGCCAAATTCAAGTTTGAAATCTGTATGTCTGAAGCCCTAAAAAACATCGTCAAACATGCGCGCACGCCCCATAAAGATGCTCCTATTGAAGTGACGCTGAGCGAAACCAACAGCACACTTGTCGTCGAGGTTTTCGATCCAATTGACGCCGACGTGTTCGATCTGCGCGTCCATGCCCGTGAGTTGGGAAAAGTAGATCTTATGGCTGAAAGTGGCCGAGGCTTGGGCCTCATAATTCAATGCGCAGATCTTGTGAACTATAGCCTTTCCGGTGATCGACACTGTTTGGAGCTGCAATTTTTAAAGCAACGTATTTGA